The Niastella koreensis GR20-10 genome includes a window with the following:
- a CDS encoding RagB/SusD family nutrient uptake outer membrane protein, with translation MTLRYKYIFTAGLVLSLGCTKLDQSLNDSFSTPGGTGNSDVAALLTGAYNSMNGLMHAQDQLFSLQETTTDEALIPVRGGDWDDNGVWRVLHAHQWTTIHTQIKSVYNGLGQLESGAITVLAFNPNATQRAEALFLRSLAQFYFLDLYGQVPYRPVAEYNSIGPSPVMTPAQAVDTLTTVLRSIIPQLPASNSPYRASPDAARFLLMKVLLNKGAFLNKQQPTFDNADMQEVISLGNAIITSGKYSLTPNYFDNFGPTNSTASGEMILAWPNTGAASSNGINSGDIRARWMMTLHYNSWDKNNTFGSAGWNGFTTVADFYNTFGAADNRKGGVAYPGVTDQSGLKPGLVVGPQINEAGQPIKDRQGNPLSFTTDVNLIEVDKKRLEVAGIRVIKYPPDYSAYASGNQKNQLQIFRYADVILLVAEAKLRQSSPDVAGALALVNPLRATRGATPLVTISLVNPSNVYDPNTLLAERGRELYFESWRRQDLIRFGVFLKQWALKEADPDPQRNLLFPIAPDELLANPNLKQNPGYGE, from the coding sequence ATGACACTTCGATATAAATATATATTCACTGCCGGCCTGGTTCTTTCACTGGGTTGTACCAAGCTGGATCAGTCATTAAACGATAGTTTTTCCACACCTGGCGGCACAGGCAATTCAGATGTGGCTGCCCTGTTAACGGGCGCGTATAATAGTATGAATGGGCTCATGCATGCGCAGGACCAATTGTTTTCACTGCAGGAAACCACCACCGACGAAGCATTGATACCGGTGCGCGGTGGCGACTGGGATGACAATGGTGTTTGGCGGGTGCTGCATGCACACCAGTGGACAACCATTCACACCCAGATTAAAAGCGTATATAATGGCCTTGGGCAATTGGAAAGCGGCGCTATTACCGTACTCGCTTTTAATCCCAATGCCACCCAACGGGCCGAAGCTTTGTTCCTTCGTTCCCTCGCACAGTTCTATTTTCTCGATCTGTACGGACAGGTGCCTTACAGACCGGTTGCTGAATACAATTCCATTGGCCCCTCTCCGGTAATGACGCCGGCACAGGCGGTTGATACATTAACAACTGTATTGAGAAGTATTATTCCGCAATTGCCCGCTTCCAATTCGCCTTACAGGGCCAGTCCGGATGCAGCCCGCTTTTTGCTGATGAAGGTGTTGTTGAACAAAGGCGCTTTCCTGAACAAACAGCAACCTACATTTGACAATGCAGATATGCAGGAAGTAATCAGCCTGGGAAATGCTATCATTACAAGTGGAAAATACAGCCTTACCCCTAATTACTTCGATAATTTCGGTCCTACGAACTCAACCGCGTCAGGAGAGATGATCCTGGCCTGGCCAAACACCGGTGCCGCCTCATCGAACGGCATTAACAGTGGCGATATCCGGGCCCGCTGGATGATGACCCTGCACTATAATTCCTGGGATAAGAACAATACATTTGGAAGCGCCGGCTGGAATGGATTTACTACTGTAGCTGATTTTTATAATACATTCGGTGCAGCTGATAACAGAAAAGGCGGCGTAGCTTATCCCGGCGTAACCGATCAGTCAGGATTAAAACCCGGTCTGGTTGTAGGCCCCCAAATAAACGAAGCTGGACAGCCTATAAAAGACCGGCAGGGTAATCCTTTGTCATTTACCACGGATGTTAATTTAATTGAAGTTGATAAAAAAAGACTGGAAGTGGCAGGTATCCGGGTAATAAAGTATCCACCTGATTATTCTGCTTATGCTTCCGGAAATCAAAAGAACCAATTACAGATCTTCCGGTATGCAGATGTGATATTGTTGGTGGCCGAAGCCAAATTACGGCAATCATCGCCAGATGTGGCAGGAGCTTTGGCGCTGGTAAACCCGTTAAGGGCTACCCGCGGAGCTACCCCGTTGGTTACAATAAGCCTGGTAAATCCATCTAACGTATATGATCCCAATACTTTGCTGGCGGAAAGAGGCCGGGAACTGTATTTTGAAAGCTGGCGCCGGCAGGACCTCATCCGTTTTGGCGTATTTCTGAAACAATGGGCGTTAAAAGAGGCAGACCCCGATCCACAACGGAACCTACTGTTCCCCATTGCACCAGACGAATTACTGGCTAATCCTAATTTGAAACAAAATCCGGGATACGGCGAATAA